A region from the Methanofollis sp. genome encodes:
- the cas5e gene encoding type I-E CRISPR-associated protein Cas5/CasD, translating into MPEYLVFHLHGPLASWGDTAVGEFRPTHDHPTRSAVIGLVAAALGIRRDEEERLAALSRGYNVGIRLDSPGVLLRDYHTAQVPRSGAKRAMREYPTRRDELQAPVHISTILSSREYQCDAVSTVCLWSRDGGAPYALDLIRDALNAPMFVLYLGRKSCPLALPLTARVVMGENLAEVFASVPFPGEGFLKRLEHPERAFRVYWEGDEDIGIQAIHSITHHDEPLNRKRWQFGDRIEHYGVITRREGDHVSEQDPVKA; encoded by the coding sequence ATGCCTGAGTATCTGGTCTTTCACCTGCACGGTCCCCTGGCGTCGTGGGGTGACACGGCGGTCGGAGAATTCCGGCCGACACATGATCACCCTACTCGCTCTGCAGTGATCGGACTGGTGGCGGCGGCTCTCGGGATCCGGCGCGACGAGGAGGAACGGCTCGCGGCGCTGTCTCGGGGGTACAATGTCGGCATAAGGCTCGATTCTCCCGGCGTCCTGCTCAGGGATTACCACACGGCACAGGTGCCGCGGTCAGGAGCCAAAAGAGCAATGCGGGAGTACCCGACACGGCGGGACGAGTTACAGGCCCCGGTCCATATATCGACGATCCTCTCAAGCAGAGAGTATCAATGCGATGCGGTCTCGACCGTCTGTCTCTGGAGTAGAGATGGTGGTGCACCTTACGCCCTAGATCTTATCCGCGATGCCCTCAACGCCCCAATGTTTGTCCTGTACCTGGGCCGTAAGTCCTGCCCCCTCGCATTGCCGCTCACCGCCAGGGTTGTGATGGGCGAGAACCTTGCGGAAGTCTTCGCATCGGTGCCGTTCCCAGGAGAGGGGTTCCTGAAACGCCTTGAGCACCCTGAGAGAGCCTTCAGGGTCTACTGGGAGGGGGACGAAGATATTGGGATTCAAGCAATTCATTCCATAACCCACCATGATGAACCCCTCAACCGGAAACGGTGGCAGTTTGGGGACAGGATAGAGCATTACGGTGTTATCACGCGCCGGGAGGGAGATCATGTATCTGAACAGGATCCAGTTAAAGCCTGA